The Streptomyces sp. HUAS CB01 genome has a segment encoding these proteins:
- the nuoF gene encoding NADH-quinone oxidoreductase subunit NuoF yields the protein MTVSTEYGPEAGGETSPEKLLVPVLSAFWDQPESWTLDTYRDHEGYEGLRKALAMAPDDLIAYVKDSGLRGRGGAGFPTGMKWQFIPQGDGKPHYLVVNADESEPGTCKDIPLLFANPHSLIEGIVIACYAIRSGHAFIYLRGEVVPVLRRLHEAVREAYDAGYLGKNILGSGLDVELTVHAGAGAYICGEETALLDSLEGRRGQPRLRPPFPAVAGLYACPTVVNNVESIASVPAILNRGKEWFRSMGSEKSPGFTLYSLSGHVARPGQYEAPLGITLRQLLDMGGGMRPGHRLKFWTPGGSSTPMFTDEHLDVPLDYEGVGAAGSMLGTKALQCFDETTCVVRAVTRWTEFYAHESCGKCTPCREGTYWLVQLLHDIEAGKGSTEDLDKLNDIADNINGKSFCALGDGAAAPIFSSLKYFRDEYEQHISGRGCPFDPAKSTAWAVSNLEVDA from the coding sequence ATGACCGTGTCCACCGAGTACGGGCCGGAGGCCGGCGGCGAGACCAGCCCCGAGAAGCTGCTCGTGCCCGTCCTTTCCGCCTTCTGGGACCAGCCCGAGTCCTGGACCCTGGACACCTACCGCGACCACGAGGGCTACGAGGGACTGCGCAAGGCCCTCGCCATGGCGCCCGACGACCTGATCGCCTACGTCAAGGACTCCGGGCTGCGCGGCCGCGGCGGCGCCGGCTTCCCCACCGGGATGAAGTGGCAGTTCATCCCGCAGGGCGACGGCAAGCCGCACTACCTCGTCGTCAACGCCGACGAGTCGGAGCCGGGCACCTGCAAGGACATCCCGCTCCTCTTCGCGAACCCCCACTCCCTCATCGAGGGCATCGTGATCGCCTGCTACGCGATCCGGTCCGGCCACGCCTTCATCTATCTGCGCGGCGAGGTCGTCCCCGTGCTGCGCAGGCTGCACGAGGCGGTCCGGGAGGCGTACGACGCCGGCTACCTCGGCAAGAACATCCTCGGCAGCGGACTCGACGTCGAACTCACCGTGCACGCCGGCGCCGGCGCGTACATCTGCGGCGAGGAGACCGCCCTGCTGGACTCCCTGGAGGGCCGGCGCGGACAGCCCCGGCTGCGGCCGCCCTTCCCCGCCGTCGCCGGTCTGTACGCCTGCCCCACCGTGGTGAACAACGTCGAGTCCATCGCGTCCGTTCCCGCGATCCTCAACAGGGGCAAGGAATGGTTCCGCTCGATGGGCAGCGAGAAGTCCCCCGGCTTCACGCTGTACTCGCTGAGCGGCCATGTCGCCCGCCCCGGCCAGTACGAGGCCCCGCTCGGCATCACCCTGCGCCAGCTGCTCGACATGGGCGGCGGCATGCGCCCGGGTCACCGGCTGAAGTTCTGGACCCCCGGCGGCTCCTCCACCCCGATGTTCACCGACGAGCACCTCGACGTGCCCCTGGACTACGAGGGCGTGGGCGCCGCCGGTTCGATGCTCGGCACCAAGGCGCTCCAGTGCTTCGACGAGACGACCTGCGTCGTCCGGGCCGTGACCCGCTGGACCGAGTTCTACGCCCACGAGTCCTGCGGCAAGTGCACGCCCTGCCGCGAGGGCACCTACTGGCTGGTCCAGTTGCTGCACGACATCGAGGCCGGGAAGGGCTCGACGGAGGACCTCGACAAGCTGAACGACATCGCCGACAACATCAACGGCAAGTCGTTCTGCGCCCTCGGTGACGGTGCCGCGGCGCCGATCTTCTCCTCCCTGAAGTACTTCCGCGACGAGTACGAGCAGCACATCAGCGGCCGGGGCTGCCCCTTCGACCCCGCGAAGTCCACGGCCTGGGCCGTGTCGAACCTGGAGGTGGACGCATGA
- a CDS encoding zinc ribbon domain-containing protein, with amino-acid sequence MELPLASNCPYCGNTSPAGARFCMTCGRERPQPAAAASYSPTWVGAGAPAPAVPPAAGPGRSRALVWGGTLAAALVLGAGTTAGVMLLKDDGAGPGPSERPTAAAPAQPPPAVTSPTGAPLASPGPAGTPAPAPSPPGAARTVAPGGGDAGVPEGFRRVNDPAGFSFAIPSVWYRQKEVNGQITYAGSTGMSHILVGVVRSAPYTSLENLTAIEAKSRSRNADYRRLRLEENAFHGRPGAVWEYTYTHAASGETIHGIDQSYIAEDGTEYAIYFTERDLYWADTEHVFETALSTWTANRAFATG; translated from the coding sequence ATGGAGCTCCCCTTGGCGTCGAACTGCCCGTACTGCGGCAACACCTCCCCGGCCGGGGCGCGCTTCTGCATGACGTGCGGCCGGGAGCGCCCGCAGCCTGCCGCGGCGGCCTCGTACAGCCCCACGTGGGTGGGCGCCGGCGCTCCGGCCCCGGCCGTGCCGCCCGCCGCCGGGCCGGGGCGCAGCCGCGCGCTCGTGTGGGGCGGGACCCTCGCGGCGGCTCTCGTGCTCGGCGCGGGCACCACCGCGGGCGTGATGCTGCTGAAGGACGACGGGGCCGGGCCGGGTCCGTCGGAACGGCCCACGGCGGCCGCCCCGGCCCAGCCGCCCCCGGCGGTCACGAGCCCCACGGGGGCGCCCCTCGCGAGCCCCGGGCCCGCCGGGACGCCCGCGCCCGCACCGTCCCCGCCGGGGGCGGCCCGCACCGTCGCGCCGGGCGGCGGCGACGCCGGGGTGCCCGAAGGCTTCAGGCGCGTGAACGACCCGGCCGGCTTCTCCTTCGCGATCCCGTCCGTCTGGTACCGCCAGAAGGAGGTGAACGGGCAGATCACCTACGCCGGTTCCACGGGGATGTCCCACATCCTCGTCGGCGTGGTGCGGTCCGCCCCGTACACCTCCCTGGAGAACCTCACCGCCATCGAGGCCAAGTCCCGTTCGAGGAACGCCGACTACCGGCGGCTGCGGCTGGAGGAGAACGCCTTCCACGGCCGCCCGGGGGCCGTCTGGGAGTACACCTACACGCACGCCGCGTCGGGCGAGACGATCCACGGCATCGACCAGTCGTACATCGCCGAGGACGGCACCGAGTACGCGATCTACTTCACGGAGCGCGACCTGTACTGGGCGGACACCGAGCACGTCTTCGAGACGGCCCTGTCCACCTGGACCGCGAACCGGGCGTTCGCTACAGGGTGA
- a CDS encoding NADH-quinone oxidoreductase subunit D → MTTPSASARETTEGTVYTVTGGDWDEVAQTAAKADDERIVVNMGPQHPSTHGVLRLILEIDGETVTEARCGIGYLHTGIEKNLEYRTWTQGTTFVTRMDYLTPFFNETAYCLAVEKLLGIEDQIPDRASVIRVLLMELNRLSSHLVCIATGGMELGATTIMIYGFRDRELILDIYELITGLRMNHAYIRPGGLAQDLPPGAVDQIREFVKTMKKNLPEYDKLATGNPIFKARMQDIGYLDLSGCMALGATGPILRSTGLPHDLRKTDPYCGYENYEFDVPTADTCDAYGRFLIRLEEMRQSLRIVEQCLDRLAPGPVMVEDKKIAWPAQLALGPDGLGNSLDHIKKIMGTSMEALIHHFKLVTEGFRVPAGQAYAAVESPKGELGVHVVSDGGTRPFRVHFRDPSFTNLQAMAAMCEGGQVADVIVAVASIDPVMGGVDR, encoded by the coding sequence GTGACCACCCCATCTGCATCCGCACGCGAGACCACCGAAGGCACCGTCTACACGGTCACCGGCGGTGACTGGGACGAGGTCGCCCAGACCGCGGCCAAGGCGGACGACGAGCGGATCGTCGTCAACATGGGCCCCCAGCACCCGTCCACCCACGGGGTGCTCCGGCTGATCCTGGAGATCGACGGCGAGACCGTGACCGAGGCCCGCTGCGGCATCGGCTACCTGCACACCGGCATCGAGAAGAACCTCGAGTACCGCACGTGGACGCAGGGCACCACGTTCGTCACGCGCATGGACTACCTCACGCCGTTCTTCAACGAGACGGCGTACTGCCTCGCGGTGGAGAAGCTCCTCGGCATCGAGGACCAGATCCCGGACCGCGCGTCGGTCATCCGCGTGCTCCTGATGGAGCTGAACCGGCTCTCCTCCCACCTGGTGTGCATCGCCACCGGCGGCATGGAGCTGGGCGCGACCACGATCATGATCTACGGATTCCGTGATCGTGAACTCATTCTCGACATCTACGAACTGATCACCGGCCTGCGGATGAACCACGCGTACATCCGCCCCGGGGGCCTTGCCCAGGACCTGCCCCCGGGCGCGGTGGACCAGATCCGCGAGTTCGTGAAGACGATGAAGAAGAACCTTCCCGAGTACGACAAGCTCGCCACCGGGAACCCCATCTTCAAGGCCCGGATGCAGGACATCGGCTACCTCGACCTCTCCGGCTGCATGGCCCTCGGCGCGACCGGCCCGATCCTGCGCTCCACCGGCCTCCCGCACGACCTGCGCAAGACCGACCCGTACTGCGGCTACGAGAACTACGAGTTCGACGTCCCGACCGCGGACACCTGCGACGCCTACGGCCGCTTCCTCATCCGGCTGGAGGAGATGCGGCAGTCGCTGCGCATCGTCGAGCAGTGCCTGGACCGGCTCGCCCCCGGCCCGGTGATGGTCGAGGACAAGAAGATCGCCTGGCCCGCGCAGCTCGCGCTGGGCCCGGACGGTCTCGGCAACTCCCTCGACCACATCAAGAAGATCATGGGCACCTCCATGGAGGCCCTGATCCACCACTTCAAGCTGGTGACGGAGGGCTTCCGCGTCCCCGCAGGACAGGCGTACGCGGCCGTCGAGTCCCCCAAGGGCGAGCTCGGCGTCCACGTCGTCTCCGACGGCGGCACCCGCCCCTTCCGGGTCCACTTCCGCGACCCGTCCTTCACCAATCTGCAGGCCATGGCGGCGATGTGCGAGGGCGGCCAGGTCGCCGACGTCATCGTCGCCGTCGCGTCCATCGACCCCGTGATGGGAGGCGTCGACCGGTGA
- the nuoE gene encoding NADH-quinone oxidoreductase subunit NuoE — MPQLPAPDYPAEVRTRLETDARQIIGRYPDSRSALLPLLHLVQSEEGHVTRTGMRFCAEVLDLTTAEVTAVATFYSMYRRKPSGDYQVGVCTNTLCAVMGGDAIFDGLKEHLGVGNGETTEDGKVTLEHIECNAACDFAPVVMVNWEFFDNQTPESARRLVDDLRAGRPVEPTRGAPLCTFKETARILAGFPDERPGAVEATGGAGPASLVGLRLARGEAPQPRVVHPRGAAPQDEPPSEHLSSHDAPQDTSASDPAHPAGPVSEEGE; from the coding sequence ATGCCCCAGCTCCCCGCCCCCGACTATCCGGCGGAGGTGCGCACGCGGCTGGAGACGGACGCCCGGCAGATCATCGGCCGCTACCCGGACAGCCGGTCCGCGCTGCTGCCGCTGCTGCACCTCGTGCAGTCGGAGGAGGGGCACGTCACCCGCACGGGCATGCGGTTCTGCGCCGAGGTGCTGGACCTGACGACGGCGGAGGTCACCGCGGTCGCGACCTTCTACTCGATGTACCGCCGCAAGCCGTCCGGCGACTACCAGGTCGGCGTCTGCACCAACACCCTCTGCGCGGTGATGGGCGGCGACGCGATCTTCGACGGTCTCAAGGAGCACCTGGGCGTCGGCAACGGCGAGACCACCGAGGACGGCAAGGTCACCCTCGAGCACATCGAGTGCAACGCGGCCTGCGACTTCGCCCCGGTCGTGATGGTCAACTGGGAGTTCTTCGACAACCAGACCCCCGAGTCGGCCCGCCGGCTCGTCGACGACCTGAGGGCCGGACGGCCCGTCGAGCCCACCCGCGGTGCCCCGCTCTGCACGTTCAAGGAGACCGCCCGCATCCTGGCCGGCTTCCCCGACGAGCGCCCCGGCGCCGTCGAGGCCACCGGCGGGGCCGGCCCCGCCTCCCTCGTCGGACTCCGGCTGGCCAGGGGCGAGGCCCCCCAGCCGCGGGTCGTCCACCCGCGGGGCGCCGCCCCGCAGGACGAACCGCCGAGTGAGCACCTCAGCTCGCACGACGCACCGCAGGACACGTCGGCGTCCGACCCGGCCCACCCGGCCGGCCCGGTTTCCGAGGAGGGGGAGTGA
- a CDS encoding NuoB/complex I 20 kDa subunit family protein yields MGLEEKLPSGFLLTTVEQAAGWVRKASVFPATFGLACCAIEMMTTGAGRYDLARFGMEVFRGSPRQADLMIVAGRVSQKMAPVLRQVYDQMPNPKWVISMGVCASSGGMFNNYAIVQGVDHIVPVDIYLPGCPPRPEMLMDAILKLHQKIQHSKLGVNAEEAAREAEEAALKALPTIEMKGLLR; encoded by the coding sequence ATGGGACTCGAAGAGAAGCTGCCGAGCGGTTTCCTGCTGACCACCGTCGAGCAGGCCGCGGGCTGGGTGCGCAAGGCGTCCGTCTTCCCCGCGACCTTCGGCCTCGCCTGCTGTGCCATCGAGATGATGACGACCGGCGCCGGCCGCTACGACCTGGCCCGCTTCGGTATGGAGGTCTTCCGCGGCTCGCCCCGGCAGGCCGACCTGATGATCGTCGCCGGGCGGGTGAGCCAGAAGATGGCGCCCGTCCTGCGGCAGGTCTACGACCAGATGCCCAATCCCAAGTGGGTGATTTCCATGGGGGTTTGCGCATCTTCGGGCGGTATGTTCAACAATTACGCGATTGTGCAGGGTGTTGACCACATTGTTCCCGTTGACATCTATCTGCCCGGCTGTCCCCCTCGGCCGGAGATGCTGATGGACGCCATCCTCAAGCTCCACCAGAAGATCCAGCACTCCAAGCTCGGGGTGAACGCGGAGGAAGCGGCCCGCGAGGCGGAGGAAGCGGCACTCAAGGCGCTCCCGACCATCGAGATGAAGGGGCTGCTCCGGTGA
- a CDS encoding GNAT family N-acetyltransferase, which yields MTAASLPVVQLRVPTEEDAFAWHRVFDDPEVMEFHGGRSAEVSVYEELTARQRRHDAERGFCLWTLLDEAGRVFGFTGAQPWPHESFGPVGEIEIGWRLARPHWGRGYATAAARTTLDRLRAAGVPSVVAMVDSRNERSIAVTRRLGMELAETYAVPGSERKGLCFRLTL from the coding sequence ATGACCGCAGCGTCTCTCCCCGTCGTACAGCTCCGTGTGCCCACCGAGGAGGACGCGTTCGCCTGGCACCGCGTCTTCGACGACCCCGAGGTGATGGAGTTCCACGGGGGCAGGTCGGCCGAGGTGTCGGTGTACGAGGAGCTCACCGCGCGGCAGCGGCGACACGACGCGGAACGGGGGTTCTGCCTGTGGACGCTGCTCGACGAGGCAGGCCGGGTGTTCGGCTTCACGGGCGCGCAGCCCTGGCCGCACGAGTCGTTCGGGCCGGTCGGCGAGATCGAGATCGGCTGGCGTCTCGCGCGGCCCCACTGGGGCCGCGGCTACGCGACCGCCGCCGCGCGCACGACCCTGGACCGGCTCCGCGCGGCCGGTGTCCCCTCCGTGGTCGCGATGGTCGACTCCCGCAACGAGCGGTCGATCGCGGTGACCCGGCGCCTGGGCATGGAACTGGCGGAGACGTACGCCGTCCCGGGCTCCGAGCGCAAGGGGCTCTGCTTCCGGCTCACCCTGTAG
- a CDS encoding glutaminase: MDYQAILERIAQDVAPLVGSGTPAEYIPALAAVDPRHFGMAIADLDGRVHGVGDWERPFSTQSVTKVFALALALSLGGDSLWEHVGREPSGNPFNSLVQLEYENGIPRNPFINAGALVVTDRLLTLTGDASSEVLEFLRQESGNPELAFDPEVAGSESAHGDRNAALAHFMASYGNIANPVPALLDHYFWQCSIEMNCADLARAARFLARHGLRADGSRLLTRSEAKQINAVMLTCGTYDAAGEFAYRVGLPGKSGVGGGIVAVVPGRCTLCVWSPGLDGQGNSVAGVAALDRFTTLTGLSVF; this comes from the coding sequence ATGGACTACCAGGCGATCCTCGAACGCATCGCGCAGGACGTCGCGCCGCTGGTCGGCAGCGGCACCCCGGCCGAGTACATCCCGGCCCTGGCCGCCGTCGACCCGCGGCACTTCGGCATGGCCATCGCCGACCTCGACGGCAGGGTCCACGGCGTCGGCGACTGGGAGCGGCCCTTCTCCACCCAGTCGGTGACCAAGGTCTTCGCCCTGGCCCTGGCGCTCTCCCTGGGCGGCGACAGCCTGTGGGAGCACGTGGGCCGGGAGCCCTCCGGCAATCCGTTCAACTCGCTGGTGCAGCTGGAGTACGAGAACGGGATCCCGCGCAATCCGTTCATCAACGCGGGGGCCCTCGTCGTCACCGACCGGCTGCTGACCCTGACCGGGGACGCGAGCAGCGAGGTGCTGGAGTTCCTGCGGCAGGAGAGCGGCAACCCGGAGCTCGCCTTCGACCCGGAGGTCGCCGGGTCCGAGTCCGCGCACGGTGACCGCAATGCCGCGCTGGCCCACTTCATGGCCTCGTACGGCAACATCGCCAATCCCGTCCCGGCGCTGCTCGACCACTACTTCTGGCAGTGCTCGATCGAGATGAACTGCGCCGACCTGGCCCGCGCGGCCCGGTTCCTGGCCCGTCACGGACTGCGCGCCGACGGCAGCCGGCTGCTGACCCGCAGCGAGGCCAAGCAGATCAACGCGGTGATGCTCACCTGCGGTACGTACGACGCGGCGGGTGAGTTCGCGTACCGGGTCGGGCTGCCGGGAAAGAGCGGCGTCGGCGGCGGGATCGTGGCGGTCGTGCCGGGGCGGTGCACGCTCTGCGTGTGGAGCCCGGGGCTCGACGGACAGGGCAACTCGGTGGCGGGCGTGGCGGCGCTGGACCGGTTCACGACGCTGACCGGGCTGTCGGTGTTCTGA
- a CDS encoding NADH-quinone oxidoreductase subunit A, giving the protein MNAYAPILVLGALGAGFAIFSVVMATLVGPKRYNRAKLEAYECGIEPTPTPAGGGRFPIKYYLTAMLFIIFDIEIVFLYPWAVTFDALGIFGLVEMLLFVLTVFVAYAYVWRRGGLEWD; this is encoded by the coding sequence GTGAATGCCTACGCGCCCATCCTCGTGCTCGGCGCCCTAGGGGCAGGCTTTGCGATCTTCTCCGTGGTCATGGCCACGCTCGTCGGCCCGAAGCGGTACAACCGCGCGAAGCTCGAGGCCTACGAGTGCGGTATCGAGCCGACGCCGACACCGGCCGGAGGGGGCCGCTTCCCGATCAAGTACTACCTGACGGCGATGCTCTTCATCATCTTCGATATCGAGATCGTCTTCCTCTATCCATGGGCCGTCACCTTCGACGCCCTGGGGATCTTCGGGCTCGTGGAGATGCTGCTCTTCGTGCTCACCGTGTTCGTCGCCTACGCCTACGTCTGGCGGCGCGGCGGCCTGGAATGGGACTGA
- a CDS encoding C40 family peptidase → MSHTAHIRSHRKPRRSSSKLALRAGVAGGVLSTIAVAGSAGPANAEPVTETIEMPALTFDTPELAGAVALSAEATQQAALDLDLQTQENAAAAKAAKAAKKAKAEAERKAEAERKAEEAARAAVEERSSRSSERTTLSGASQSVSNASGSAATVVAFLKAQLGDAYVMGATGPNSWDCSSLVQAAFRQVGIDLPRVSQDQSLAGTQVSLDNLQVGDILYWGGAGSAYHTGVYIGDGKYLDAANPSKGVVIQELSGYPASGAVRVL, encoded by the coding sequence ATGTCCCACACCGCTCACATACGTAGCCACCGGAAGCCCCGACGCAGCTCCTCGAAGCTCGCGCTGCGTGCCGGAGTTGCCGGTGGCGTCCTCAGCACCATCGCGGTGGCCGGAAGCGCCGGGCCGGCGAACGCCGAGCCGGTGACCGAGACCATCGAGATGCCCGCGCTCACCTTCGACACCCCGGAGCTCGCCGGCGCGGTCGCCCTCTCCGCCGAGGCGACCCAGCAGGCGGCCCTGGACCTCGATCTGCAGACCCAGGAGAACGCCGCCGCGGCCAAGGCCGCGAAGGCCGCCAAGAAGGCCAAGGCCGAGGCCGAGCGCAAGGCGGAGGCCGAGCGGAAGGCCGAGGAGGCCGCCCGCGCCGCAGTCGAGGAGCGCTCCTCCCGTTCCTCCGAGCGCACGACCCTCTCCGGCGCCTCGCAGAGCGTCTCCAACGCGTCCGGCTCCGCCGCGACCGTCGTCGCCTTCCTCAAGGCCCAGCTCGGCGACGCCTACGTCATGGGCGCCACCGGCCCCAACTCGTGGGACTGCTCCAGCCTGGTCCAGGCCGCCTTCCGCCAGGTCGGCATCGACCTGCCGCGCGTCTCCCAGGACCAGTCGCTGGCCGGCACCCAGGTGTCCCTGGACAACCTCCAGGTCGGCGACATCCTCTACTGGGGCGGCGCCGGATCCGCGTACCACACCGGTGTCTACATCGGCGACGGCAAGTACCTCGACGCCGCCAACCCGAGCAAGGGTGTCGTGATCCAGGAGCTGTCGGGCTACCCGGCGAGCGGCGCCGTTCGCGTCCTCTGA
- a CDS encoding NADH-quinone oxidoreductase subunit C yields MTDQPNPEKELSEQNLPGQRGEHGEEIRVQRGMFGANDGGDTSGYGGLVRSVRLPGAATRPYGGWFDEVADELEGALEEQDLLPENAIEKTVVDRDELTFHIAREHLLRVARTLRDDPALRFELCTGVSGVHYPGDKGRELHAVYHLRSLTHGRLIRLEVSAPDADPHIPSLVEVYPTNDWHERETYDFFGLVFDGHPALTRIMMPDDWQGFPQRKDYPLGGIPVEYKGAQIPAPDQRRSYS; encoded by the coding sequence GTGACCGACCAGCCGAACCCGGAGAAGGAGCTCTCCGAGCAGAACCTGCCGGGGCAGCGCGGTGAGCACGGTGAGGAGATCCGCGTCCAGCGCGGGATGTTCGGCGCCAACGACGGCGGCGACACCTCCGGCTACGGCGGACTCGTCCGCTCCGTACGGCTGCCCGGAGCCGCCACCCGCCCCTACGGCGGCTGGTTCGACGAGGTCGCCGACGAACTCGAGGGCGCCCTGGAGGAGCAGGACCTCCTCCCGGAGAACGCGATCGAGAAGACCGTCGTCGACCGAGACGAGCTCACCTTCCACATCGCCCGCGAGCACCTCCTCCGCGTCGCCAGGACGCTGCGCGACGACCCGGCGCTCCGCTTCGAGCTGTGCACGGGGGTGAGCGGCGTCCACTACCCCGGGGACAAGGGGCGCGAGCTGCACGCCGTCTACCACCTGCGCTCGCTCACCCACGGCCGGCTGATCCGCCTCGAGGTCAGCGCCCCGGACGCGGACCCCCACATCCCCTCGCTCGTCGAGGTCTATCCGACCAACGACTGGCACGAGCGCGAGACCTACGACTTCTTCGGTCTGGTCTTCGACGGCCACCCCGCCCTCACCCGGATCATGATGCCGGACGACTGGCAGGGCTTCCCGCAGCGCAAGGACTACCCCCTCGGCGGCATCCCCGTCGAGTACAAGGGCGCCCAGATCCCGGCTCCGGACCAGCGGAGGTCGTACTCGTGA
- a CDS encoding geranylgeranyl reductase family protein has translation MTETTPSEHTADVIVVGAGPAGATTAYYLAKSGLDVLLLEKTAFPREKVCGDGLTPRATKQLVAMGIDVSEEAGWLRNKGLRIIGGGVRLQLDWPELASYPDYGLVRKRDDFDEQLARQAQKAGARLYERCNVGAPVIDDRTGRITGVHAKLGEDKREVTFHAPLVVAADGNSSRISLAMGLHRREDRPMGVAVRTYFTSPRHDDDYLESWLELWDRRGPGEDRLLPGYGWIFGMGDGTSNVGLGVLNTSASFKELDWREVLKAWCASMPEDWGYVPDNMTGPIRGAALPMAFNRQPHYTRGLLLVGDAGGLVNPFNGEGIAYAMESGQIAADVIVQAHARATPAQRELALHNYPKVLKDTYGGYYTLGRAFVKLIGNPKVMKIATQRGLTHPLLMKFTLKMLANLTDPSGGDAMDRIINGLSKVAPKA, from the coding sequence GTGACCGAGACGACCCCCTCCGAGCACACCGCAGATGTGATCGTCGTCGGGGCAGGCCCGGCCGGTGCGACGACCGCCTACTACCTGGCCAAGTCCGGCCTGGACGTGCTCCTGCTGGAGAAGACGGCGTTCCCCCGTGAGAAGGTCTGCGGCGACGGGCTCACGCCCCGTGCCACCAAGCAGCTGGTCGCCATGGGCATCGACGTCTCCGAGGAGGCCGGCTGGCTGCGCAACAAGGGCCTGCGGATCATCGGCGGCGGTGTCCGGCTGCAGCTGGACTGGCCGGAGCTGGCCAGCTACCCGGACTACGGACTCGTCCGCAAGCGGGACGACTTCGACGAGCAACTGGCGCGACAGGCGCAGAAGGCCGGCGCGCGGCTGTACGAGCGCTGCAACGTCGGCGCGCCCGTCATCGACGACCGGACGGGCCGGATCACCGGCGTCCACGCCAAGCTCGGCGAGGACAAGCGCGAGGTCACCTTCCACGCCCCGCTCGTCGTCGCGGCCGACGGCAACTCCTCCCGGATCTCCCTCGCCATGGGCCTGCACCGGCGCGAGGACCGTCCGATGGGTGTCGCGGTCCGCACGTACTTCACCAGCCCGCGGCACGACGACGACTACCTGGAGTCCTGGCTGGAGCTGTGGGACCGCCGCGGCCCGGGGGAGGACCGGCTGCTGCCCGGCTACGGCTGGATCTTCGGCATGGGCGACGGCACCTCCAACGTCGGCCTCGGGGTCCTGAACACCTCGGCGTCCTTCAAGGAGCTCGACTGGCGCGAGGTCCTCAAGGCCTGGTGCGCCTCGATGCCGGAGGACTGGGGCTACGTGCCCGACAACATGACCGGCCCGATCCGCGGCGCCGCGCTCCCCATGGCCTTCAACCGGCAGCCGCACTACACCAGGGGCCTGCTGCTCGTCGGCGACGCGGGAGGTCTGGTCAACCCGTTCAACGGCGAGGGCATCGCCTACGCGATGGAGTCCGGGCAGATCGCCGCCGACGTCATCGTCCAGGCGCACGCCCGGGCCACGCCCGCCCAGCGGGAGCTGGCGCTGCACAACTACCCGAAGGTCCTGAAGGACACCTACGGCGGCTACTACACGCTCGGGCGCGCCTTCGTGAAGCTCATCGGCAACCCGAAGGTCATGAAGATCGCGACCCAGCGGGGCCTGACGCACCCGCTGCTGATGAAGTTCACGCTGAAGATGCTGGCCAACCTCACCGACCCGTCCGGCGGCGACGCGATGGACCGGATCATCAACGGCCTCTCCAAGGTGGCCCCGAAGGCCTGA